A region of the Phoenix dactylifera cultivar Barhee BC4 chromosome 10, palm_55x_up_171113_PBpolish2nd_filt_p, whole genome shotgun sequence genome:
AGGGTAGCACGCGTACAACGCATATTTTGTGCTTATTACCGGCTTGTTTATTGTAGTTGAGCAGATGATCGGCATGCATATATGCACGGAGAAGCCGAGAGGGTGGTGAAAATCGAGCCCGTCCTCTTCCCGGCGCCGGCGTGCACCTCGGATCCAAAATCGGAATCCTCTTCTTCATGATTCCTCGACCAAGGAAGGGGCGGGGCGGGGCGGTGCGGTTCGGGCGCAGCCAAAGAATTCTGGCAGGTACACGGCCTAGGTCGGAGAGGGCGGGGGCTTGCGACTCTGCTTGCTGAGGCAGGGGACGCAGATGCCCTCCTATATCCTCTTTCCCATGGGCCAATCTCACCCCTCTTCGGGCACACCGATGGACGCAGAGGGATCCGGGCGACAAGCTGGTTACGCGATAGCATGTTAACCCCGAATTGCACCCTACACTAAATCTCCAAAGTCCCAACTTCCTAATTTTCTTCTCCAATACTGTATAATGATAAATCACCCGGATATCTCCGTCAGCGTTAAAGCAGCATCATAACATAATTCAAACCATTTGATATTTCAAATCTACACCTAAATCAGCGTAAAAACACAGCAACACCGTAGCATGGAACTTAAAAAGGTCACCGCTAGGGTGTCATGCAACGGTACTACGGCAAGTACTACAGCAAAATGAATGCGCCCTGAAAATgggcaaaaaagaaagaaaaaaaaaaaagaaaaaaaagaatgtaTACTCAAGCACGCATTACCGTTTTCCAGGTTTTATTGGAAATCTTATTAGACAAACAAAATTGCCGACTAAACATGATTTACGAAGCTGTGGATTCCTTAAGATAAGCAATCAGATCTGCACGTTCTTGAGGCTTCTTCAGACCAGGGAAAACCATCTTTGTACCAGGAATATACTGCACGTACAAGAGGAAAACCATGAGATACACAGCAACCTTCTCAGCCAGAAAGTTAGAAACATAATTCAGATAAAAGATAAgataagaggggggggggggggggggggggggaaagaGGCGCAAAGAAAATCGAAATAGGAAATCAGCTCTGCCTTGCACTTAACAAAAGTATAACAGAAGGTCCTTGCATGGTAGAAGACAACAAATCACTAAAGGCAACATCTGCATTGCAAAGTAAATTCCAGGGAATCtcacaaaaaaaatcatgaaatgtAGAAGAGAGTCTTTAAAAATGAAGAAACCCAACttcatccatctacaacaatGCCCAGCATCAAATCCTACCATTCAAATGACATTGCCATATCCATCTGAACTACTCTTCAAACTCACCTACAAAAATCACTCATTATCAGAGCCCACTGGATCAACTGTTCTTTTACACACAACAAATACTCTTTAATGTGCACACTGTACTTGCGATCTTCAATGCTAAAAATTGTTGATGTTTCCATAACATGACACTCTCCACCTCTTCGGATTCTTAACAAGCAACAGAGCATACTTTGGAAATTTAGGTCCTACAGTAATGGGCCAAACACTAATTTGAGTCTTTTGTTAGTTTTTGTACAACATATATTATGTGGGGCATTAGACCATTCACAAAGAGCTCTACGACAAAGTTTCTGGAATTATTTATGCATACACGTGGGAAAAATCATAGCATGGCAGTTTCTGATGGCCGTCTCCTTGTATCTTTGGCACCCAAATGTGGTTAAATGACCACTTGTCTGTCCCAACCTTTTTTAGGGCCCACTAATATAGTATGATTAAGATTCAAATAAAGTGAATCCCAACACATCATAAAATATCCCAAGTACAATGTTAAGCTAACTCATACGTGATTGCCTTATACTAAATACACAAGAACAAATATTTGCAGAATCATCCAAACAAAAGCAAAAAAGGCACATATAAAGCAGCTGACTAGTAATttatattcaagaaacaaagtgccACACGAGATGCATCAAAGGACATATTGAAGAACCGGATCAATTCAAATATTGCTACGCGGCATTCACACAAAGCAAGAAAAAACAACTGGCAATGGAATTTTAAGTGTACCGAGCGCTACATCATGAAGAAAAGTTACTAAACAATTATTAGAGAAAAAATTGTACATCGCACAAGGCACTGGCCAAAAGTAGAAAACCATTGAGGTTGCATTTTACCAGTAGGATGAACTTAAACAGCCAACCATATCAATTATCCCAAAAGCATTTTGGATAATTTGGAAGTCACATTAGGCACTTGCTTTTTATCCACTCTTCTTAACTGTGTTTTGAGGTTGGGCACAAAACTTAAGTCAATGTTATCAAGCAAAATCATCATATAATATAACTCTTCAGATAGTTACTACAGAAATTCAAGCTTACAAACTATATTACATGTTATCTATATTGCTGGTTTTGGGTTAGTGACCTACCTTCTTGGGATTAAGTAGGTAGTCATATAAAGTTGATTCCCCCCATATCACAGCCATGTTCTTGTTTGCAGCAGAGTAAGAATAACCAGGGACGGTGCCCGATTGCCTCCCAAAAAGACCGTTCAAGTTAGGACCTACAGATATAAATGAACTTTGGTATTTCTGCTTGgtaaaatgataaaaaatattgaaaaaaataagtATAAGCAAAATGACAAAATAATGTAAAGATAATGGAGGGGGAAAAAATACTAAACACCATATAAGCACAATATGCCATGATAGACCACTGTTATTGGTTTCCACCTAAGCATCTAAGATATGTTAAACAGACAGCAATTATCAAGCATCTGACCATTTATGATAGTTGTATAAGGAAAACCTACATGTGCACATCTGGATTATCGATATGTATTAAAtagctttccttttcctttaagAAGGGTGCCTTAACTAGTTAGCCATCAAAAACTCTCTACCCATGTCAATcaaaattgaagcacatgtttGTTGGTCAATATAAATACACTAACATTTGCCAATATACAGCATATGACTGTGCATTAAAAGGTACTAAACAGTCTCCTAAGTACAAATAAAAAATCCTTTCATTATCTTGGTTCCTTTTCCTGTGCCCTCACTCAATTTACATAGACAGGACCAAATATATGCAACAATTGTACAAGGGAGATCCCATGATTCATGTTTCAGTTATAAATGAGCTGCAGATTCTTAGGGGcaaaaaaatacaagaaaggAAATATTACAATATgtacaaaataaatatggatagatTTTTGGTGTACAGGAATTTTTCCATGTGCTTTGTGTGCCAATGTATCTGGACAAAGCTTTGGTGCAACAGAAATTTTCCGTGTGCTTTGCATGCTAATGAATCTGGACAGATCTTTGGTGCAGAGGAATTTTGCCATGTGAGGTATGTTATTTTTTGTGGGCATATTACAAATTTGGAATATGGAATTTGGAGGAGATACACAGTACCATCCAAGGTTGGCTGTATCGATAGTGAGATCCATATCAGTTGTTCAGCGGTATGGCACAGGATGGTACTGTGTTGCGACGTTCTGAGCCATAtcgacaaagaaaaagtcagagaggaagcgagaaagagagaaagaaagagagggcagagagagagggaggacagGAGGTAGAGAGATGGAGGACAGGAGGGAGAGAGCTTGAAAACCCTCACTCGTCCTCCATACCAAAGATCTGTCCAGATTCATTGGCATGCAAGGCACATGGCAAACTCTCCTGCACCAAAAACCCATCCTAATTTATTCCGTACACATTATAATATTtcttttcttgtatttttttttaaccttaCAATCTGCAGCTCATTTAGAACTGACCCATGAATCATGGGATCTCCCTTGTACGATTGTTGTATATATTCGGTCCTGTGTCGTAATAGAATTCAAGCCACTGAGCCTTCATATTATTTTACAGTCCCCACACATGATATCATGTGAAAATAGTTGCTGATATCCAAACACTCCGCAGCAAATGCTACCATGCATTATTGCTCTAAATAGATATAAGATGACTCAAATGTTACTCTGTCTTCATCtcacaattaaaaaaatcacaGGGATATCCACCAACATTAACAACCTTTACGGAGTAAGGTGTGATTCAGTAAAACAATTTAAGTTTTAGACAAATCAATGTAACCATCGCACTCACCAAAGCATCAGGTCCAGTCAAAATCAAATGAGACAAACGAGATCGTGCAATAACTCGGTgtaaatcaagaaaaagaaaagagaggtgcTATTTGAAGACCTCAAAATATTAAACTATATTTCTGCTAAATAAATGTTAGATCCTTAGAAATCGCTAGAATAGCAAACACCTCGAAATAACAGCAATCATCAAATAAGAAACAAGTTTCACATTATctcaaaattaaagaaaatgatATGAATCTAATGAGGAATCCATGGAATCTTGAGACAAACATAGAGTCGATATTGCGCAAAGAAATGGAATGGATCTCAGGAGAAATCAAGCGAATCTTGAAACAAAGATATATTACACTTGGGTAGACAGCAATCATCAGAAGCTATAAGTTCCACATCAATCCAAAACCAAAGAAAATGAGATGAACCTCCAGAAGAAAGAAACGATGGAATCTTGAAACAGAGATAGATCAAAGAAGAACACACGGAAGGATAAACAATAAAAACGCAgagaaatgaaaaaataaaaaacataaaTCATGCAgcttaatcatataaaagagaGCTAGAAAGAAGATAGCATATCAAGAACTCACCTTGCTTGTGGCCGGCTCCTTTCTCGACGGTGTGACACTGGGCGCACTTCGTCTTGAAGATCTTCTCCCCGGACTTGGGATTGCCGGGAGGAGCCTCCGAGAACGTCGCCATTTCCCTCGACAAAGCCCTAGGATCGATCGatgtagggttagggtttcctcCCCTTCCTCACGGAGAGACGCGGAAGTACGACTCAGAAGGGCTTCCCCTCCGGGCGGGCGGCGCGATTCGTTAAATACGCGCCCTTATGAACCaaatgaccaaaatacccctatATAAGGAGATGTAGTCTCGCTCTGTCGGAGGGACTTGGGAGTTCCGGTTGGGGGGTATTTTCGCCATTAAGGATGAGCCTAGAATCGGATGAGGAGATGACCCCGAGTTCGGAGCGTGGCCCGCGCACGCAAGTAGTTGGCTTGGATAGATTCAATATCGACCGTTTGATCGATGGAAACCCATGACGTGTGGGCGTCTCGTCGCCTATTCGTGTATCACATGGCGAAGTCATTTTAATCATGTAAGTCTTCCATACGACAAACAGTATAATGATGACGACAACCACGAAGGTCCCACTCGATAGTCTAGGTAATGAAATAGCTTCAAGAAATACTAAACGGATGACAGGCCCAGGCAATtgtaaaagagaaagagaagccTGGTTCGtttctgaaaagaaaacaaaaggtattattttaatttgaaatcgttaCATCGTagatacatataaaaaaaacaaaaattaaaaataaataaataacaaaataaataatttataaaaatatatatttaaatatttatttgaaaacaatattcaaacaaaaattaatattttaaaaaatattcgtTTTTCTGATGATAAATATACAGTAGCTTTTTGAATAAATCACCCAgggaatgaaaaagaaaaacgatAAGATTACAGAAGGCGCATCCAGCTCAATAGTTAAGCCAAggcattgaaaagaaaaaaaaccattatttatttttttagttattttaatttaaaattattaattttttaacgataTTAGATtacgtgcatatatatatatatatatatatatatatatataataaaataacataacaaatattttacaaatatatatatttaaatattaattcaaaaaaatattcatgcaaaatttaatatttaaagaaatatttatgaatAAAAATAATAGGATTAGAAGGCAAATATCAAGCTCGATAGTTTAGCCAACATCATACTGCACCGGTAGCGATGAATGGAACAGAAGGCAGCTTGCAGGTCAAATATTTATACGCAAAACAGCAAATTCAGAGAACAAGCTGTCACTAAATGCAGCTCAGCAGAGACCAAAAGTTTCCAATGCAGCCGAGCCTGTTTACAGCTGAAAACAGACTATGATGGAATTGTCGTCATTATAGCATGGCTTCGGGAATTCCCTACACTCAAATATTTAAGTCAAGGCCAAAGACTGCTAAATTTTAGAGCCCTACACAGTACCCAGCAGAGGAAATAACACAACAAAATTGATAAATATACCAATATGAACAATGAGCAAACCTTGTTTAATGTTGACTGCTAAAAACACCTTTACATTAGTCTTTGTTCACCAcaaaactgatatcatttggccaaaaaaaaaaaaaaggcgaaGAGAAGTAAGAAAACTGGCAGATGGTTTTTAGTGTGAAGGAACTTCTCTAAGTGGAACCGTGGGCCTGCCAGGGAATGGGGGAGATCGAGAAAGTGAACCAATGTGGAGGGAAAATCACCAATGCTTTCTGTTTGTGGGGATTCATCCTTGACCATTGTGGGAAAAAGATAC
Encoded here:
- the LOC103711085 gene encoding cytochrome c, which encodes MATFSEAPPGNPKSGEKIFKTKCAQCHTVEKGAGHKQGPNLNGLFGRQSGTVPGYSYSAANKNMAVIWGESTLYDYLLNPKKYIPGTKMVFPGLKKPQERADLIAYLKESTAS